The sequence CAGTGGTTATATACCTACTCATCTCGGCAACCTAATACTTCTTCAAGATCTTCGACTGCATAGAAACAATCTTACCCAGCCACCATCTTCTTCCTTCATTACTTCATTGACAAATTGCAAGTCTCTAACTACTTTGTCAATTGCTGATAATCCTCTAAATGGTGTCATTCCAGCTTCTGTCGGGAACTTATCTTCCTCTCTTCGGGAATTCGATGTCAACAACTGCAAATTCAGTGGCAGCATTCCTGTTGAAATAGGCAATTTAAGCAATTTGATGGTACTGGGTTTATCTGGGAATGAGTTATCTGGTAATATTCCACTAACTATAAACCATTTCCATCAACTTCAAGGATTATATCTGTCTCGTAACATGTTGGGAGGCTCAATACCACATGGTATATGTGATCTATTCAGCCTCTATACTTTATCTATGTACCAGAATCAATTTTCAGGCCCAATTCCTAAATGTCTGGGAAATGTCTCATCCTTAAGATATCTTTATCTAGACTCCAACATTTTGAATTCAAGCATACCATCAAGCTTATGGGGCCTAAAAGATTTGATCGAATTATACTTATCCTCAAATTCATTAAATGGGTCACTAACTCTAGAGATGAGTAACTTAGGTGCAGCAATATATATAAACCTATCGATGAATCAGCTGTCAGGGTCAATTCCTAGCACTATTGGGAAGTTGCAGCATTTGATTTATTTGTCTTTGGCAAATAATAGACTAGAAGGTTCTATACCTGTGTCTATGGGAAGCATGATCAGTTTGGGAAATCTCGACTTGTCGTACAACAACCTCTCTGGTTCAATTCCAAAGTCTTTAGAAGCACTTCAACACCTCGACTACTTTAATGTCTCTTTCAATAgtttaagtggagaaattcctaatggaggttcttttagaaacttcaataTGGATTCTTTTAAGGGTAATGAGGCATTGTGTGGAATCCCCAAGTTCCATGTCCAAATTTGCTCTTCAATTTCTAATCACACATCAAAGAGAAAGAAGGTGGAACGAGCTTCATTTATTGTTTTCGGGGTTGTGGCTTtcatttcagttgtttctttggCCTTCATAATTGtcagaaataaaagaaaagataagACGACTAGAGAAGTTGATGAGTTGATATTCATTGTGCCAGAAAGAATATCTTATTATGAACTGCTGCAAGCAACGAAAAATTTCGATGAAAGCAATTTACTTGGCACTGGGAGTTCTTGCTCTGTCTATAAAGGAATTCTTAACAATGGGAATGATATCGTTGTCAAGGTGTTCAATATGCAGCTAGAAGGTATTTCAAGAATATTTGATGTTGAATGTGAGATACTACGTAGCATTCGACACAGGAATCTGACAAGCGTCATAAGCAGTTGCTCTAATGAAGAGTTCAAGGCATTAGTACTTGAATATATGCCAAAGGGAAACCTTGAAAAATGGTTATATTCCCACAACTATTGCTTGAATATGATGGAGagattgaatataatgattGATGTTGCATCGGCTTTGGAGTATCTTCACCACGGTTATTCAATGCCCATTGTCCACAGCGACTTGAAGCCTAGTAATGTGCTGTTAGATGAAGACATGGTTGCCCATGTAAGCGACTTTGGGATAGCAAAGTTGTTATGCGATGGAGATAGCTTTGTGCTAACCAACACGCTAGCAACATTGGGTTACATCGCTCCAGGTGAAGTTTCTCTAAATATTCTGATTGCACTTCACTTTCAATCAATTAATTGTGTCTTCCTTACTGCATACATCATGATTTTTGCTGTTCCAGAGTATGGTTTGGAAGGGCTAGTTTCAACAAGGTGTGATGTTTATAGCTACGgggtgatgttgattgaaactTTTACGAGAAAAAGGCCTAGTGATGATATGTTTTGCGGAGATATGAGCTTAAAGAGATGGGTAGAACTCTCACTTTTGGAGATCCCAGATGAAGTGATAGATGTCAACTTAGTCATGaatttggaggaagaaatgaTTGACAAGAATATGCAATGTGTATCATCCATACTTGAATTGGCTCTGAAATGCTCTGCGGACTCTCCCTGGGATAGAATCAACATGAAACAAGCACATGCAGAGTTGCAAAAAATCAAACATCGATATTCCCAATGAGATTCAAGTAAGCTATATTTCTATGTTATTTCTACATGGATATTCATATCCCAATTTTCTATCGTAAAGTTAACTAATGATGTCTTCTTCATTTGGTGGCTTAGATGAGGCATGTAGTGTTGAAGATTTTGAAGAGGTAGTAGATGCTAATTGGGGTGAGGCACTGAATAGTGGTGAGGTGGATGACATAAAGAATGGAAAATTTGGCTTGGTCCTTTTGTTGGTTTTTGCTATCATTATTAATTCGTTCTTCTTGTTTCTGCTTTTTTTCTCGTTGtaatagacgagtactcttttttcctttattggTGTTTTTCCTATTGGGTTTTCGCCAGAAAGGTTTAAATGAGGCTCGACTCTTAGTTAGCGTCTTTGTGCTTGGGTGTGCTAggttttctttttcgtttttctCCTTTTATATACTCCATCTATTTCAACAACTTGATGCTCAAGGTTTTTCAATCCATCTTTCCTCCATATTTTATGTTACATATAATCTTCTTTGTCACAACTTAAAAGGCAAAATCTTTCTGAATAACGCCTCTGCCTCACCAATCCCTCTCAAAAGAGttctgaaaattttgatattctGTTTGTAGCCGAACTTGATCAAGATGCCCATAAGCGCAAACCCGATCTTCACACGGCATAGAAGATAGAAGCAATTGATTGTGATACTCATCGAGCACACATTCAATTCGATGTCCCATTTGCGCATTCCGTCGAACATGTAGAGGGCCGTGTAACTCAACAATTTGTCATGCAGTCATATATTCAATCAAACAGCCTCTTTTCCCCATCGAGATTactaaaatatacatatttggATAAAAATATTTTGGTGGGCATATGAATTATAAACATTACTTACTCATAACAATACTACGTCAAATTTTACTTTCTAGTTATTCCAGAGGTGCCGCGCAGGTCATATGCTCACTTTGTCACACTAAACGTAGGGTTTTagtagggctgtcgatcggttcgggttcggttacccgtacccgaattttcggttacccgaacccaaAATTGTCATATaatttcactaaccgttcccgaacagttttaggtgttcggttacccaataaccgcttcggttacccaattcggttatttgggtattcgaaatacccatttaaaaaattaaaattttaataatttgctAGATAAAGGATTTAAAACCTAGTCACCAGAACATACACaaagcaacttatccactagactaaagctcatttttatactttaaatatatcatagttttattttacctaagaatcgatttttttttatttaaaaataaataaattaatgaattaataattaaaatgtatataaaatatatattaaataattttcggttatttcggttaacccgtttcggttattgggttaaccgatacctgaaatttttctaaaaataatacccgaaaccgaaccgataaccaaaaaaatcggttattggatacccaaacctgGGAATTTCAGTTCGGttaacggattatccaaaacccgataaccaattagacagccctagGTTTTAGTATTAATTTGGAGATTCGGTTGTTCGTGAGTTTTTCTAACAAAGacttatttcaaattattttatatgaccaaattaaattgaaaattttatttatttcatatattttagtatcattttctttattttatatgacgaaattaaattgaataacttaatacatttaagtattgttttatttattttatatgaccaaattcaattgaagaatctatttatttcaaaaatatttatacTTTTATTAAGGTCtacaaatattgaaatctatttataactttttttagACTTTGAATTATGatgtttaatataaatttactatGAAAAATTAttgcaacaacaaaaaaaataaggaCAACTATTTGtttgaaataaatattacaagtctttctttatttaaatttttccatggtttttttgtttttttagttTAGGAAATCCATGGTtaaatttatttgaatattaatgcgggaaagatagatgagctaatgtattcatggagattgagtctttatttaggttatgaatTGATAAAGTTTGGTATAAATtcaagagtggatttttaaaatggccactttcatattgtaaaattaaaaattgtccactaagataaaaatattaaaaaatggccactgttaccaaaatacccttccacattaaaaattaaaaaaatgtccactttacatcacccctttaaaaaatcccgcaattcacaaccagtcgaattcacaaccagaattttttgtttgtgaattcacaactagtcgaattcacagccaaaatttaattcacaaccagtcgaattcacaaccaaaatttaattcacaactagaattttttggttgtgaattcacaacaaacgaattcacaaccaaaatttaattcacaaccagatttatgttggttgtgaattcacaatcagtcgaattcataacctgaatttaattcacaactagaatttattttggttgtgaattcaagtagttgtgaatttgagtttttaaagtttgaattcacaattaaaactgtaatttattttgattgtgaatttatagatttggttgtaaattcaagaatattaagttgttaattcatcgagctagttgtgaattcaagaacattaagttgtgaattcatcgacctagttgtgaattcttaaatctagttgtgaattattacgattgtgaattcacaactgaactgaaactaaactgaactgaaacattaaattcacaactaaactgaaaccctaaacctaaaccctagttgtgaattgttacgattgtgaattcacaactgaactgaaacactaaattcacaactgaactaaaCCGAACTGAAactaaactgaactgaaacattaaatttacaactaaactgaaaccctaaacctaaactctagttgtgaattgttacgattgtgaattcacaactgaactgaaacactaaattcacaactgaactgaactgaactaaaacttaactgaaactgaactgaattgaactgaaacattaaattccCAACTGAActaaaaccctaaacactaaaccctaaacctaaacctaaaccctagttgtgaattcacaactgaactgaaccctaaaccctaaaaactaaaccctaaactctaaaacctaaaccctaaacccaatctaaaccttaaacctaaaccgtagttgtgaattgttacgattgtgaattcacaactgaactgaactgaaacactaaaccctaaacctaaaccctagttgtgaattcacaactgaactgaaactgaactaaactgaactgaaactgaactgaactgaactgaaccctaaaccctaaaccctaaaccctagaacctaaaccctaaacccaatctaaaccctagttgtgaattgttacgattgtgaattcacaactgaactgaactgaaacactaaaccctaaacctaaaccctagttgtgaattcacaactgaactgaaactgaaactgaactgaaactcgaattcacaaccagaattcaattgacaaataaaatttattttggttgtgaattcaagcagttgtgaattcgagtttttaaagtttgaattcacaacagaaactataatttattttggttgtgaattcgagttttagttgtgaattcatagatctgggtGTGAATTTaggaatattaagttgtgaattcatagatttggttgCGAATTCgaaaatattaagttgtgaattcatagatgtggttatgaattcaagaaaattaaattgtgaTTTCATAAacgtggtcgtgaattcaagaaaattaaattgtgaatttataaatctggttgtgaattcaagaacaataaaaaaaatacaagaaatttAGTCTGTTTCTCATAAAAAATCTACCAATGAacataagagagagagagatctaaAAGCTAAATAAATTCTACGTATCTCTAAAGGAAATTCCCCAAAATTGGCAGAAAATGACAACAGCAGCTCCACGATTGTGAAATGGCCCAATCTAGTTACTGCAgcaaatatgaaaaaaaaagggttaatagccagaaaatacacgaactttcatcggaattgcatattgcacacgaccttcaaaaatagccccataatacactaccttttaatttagtcgcAAATTGCATCACGATTGGGTACTTCAAAGGTGCAATTTGCGACTAAaaataaaaggtggtgtattatggggctatttttgaaggtcgtgtgcaatatcaattccgatgaaagttcgtgtattttctggctattaacccaaaaaaaaaagacatcAAGGAAAAGTTAGACATGTCATCCATTCATTCACTATCAATCCCAAATTAATCCCATTCATTCGCCAACGTGGTCGCCATCACCGGTGAATTGCGCCTCTTCTCTCTTCCCATAACCGCTTCCCAAGCACTCCAATCCCTAAATTTATCCCCAAATTCCTTCTTTCTCTGCAACTTCGACCGCCTCTACTTCGACGATTTCATCTCATCCTTCGCCCATGACGACCTACTCAACGCCACTTAAATTTATTTCGTCCTCCCTACCGCAAAGCTTCAGTATCGCCTCGCCGCCTTCGACATGGCGGCGTAGGCCGTCGAGGCCAGCCTGGCGCTCGACCAAATCGGCTGCCGAAAGAAGAAAGCTCAGATCTACCCTACTTGGACGGCGATGAAGGATCCGCAGTTGAATCACACCGGTAATCACGGTCGAGCTCGAACGCGGCCACCGCGAAGTAGGGAACGAGCTCCGCTTGATGAGGAGGTTTTGGCGGATAAGAAGGTGAAATtgttgggagagagagaggagatttcacgcggcggcggcgacttcgccggaggagCTGCCTTGCCAGAAatttcaggcggcggcggcggcgaaggcggAGGCAGTGGCCGGTGACtgtcgagagagagatgaaatgCAACTGTGGTAGGGAGATGAAAtgagagagagtagagagagagaagagagtatTTTTgactggccattttttaatattttaaagggAGGggtatttttgactttttgttCAAAAACTGGCcactttttattctttttatttgataggctagattttaattttacaatatgaaagtggatagttttatatattagctCTAAATTCAATGTGGTATAGATGAaaacaaatataaaaatgttaTATAGTGTAGAATTGAGAGtaaaacaaatataaaaatgtcatttaGTGAAAAGAACCGATAAGAAATAACTCTATCTATAGCCCCCAATC comes from Salvia miltiorrhiza cultivar Shanhuang (shh) chromosome 3, IMPLAD_Smil_shh, whole genome shotgun sequence and encodes:
- the LOC131019124 gene encoding probable LRR receptor-like serine/threonine-protein kinase At3g47570, with the protein product MVLGLSGNELSGNIPLTINHFHQLQGLYLSRNMLGGSIPHGICDLFSLYTLSMYQNQFSGPIPKCLGNVSSLRYLYLDSNILNSSIPSSLWGLKDLIELYLSSNSLNGSLTLEMSNLGAAIYINLSMNQLSGSIPSTIGKLQHLIYLSLANNRLEGSIPVSMGSMISLGNLDLSYNNLSGSIPKSLEALQHLDYFNVSFNSLSGEIPNGGSFRNFNMDSFKGNEALCGIPKFHVQICSSISNHTSKRKKVERASFIVFGVVAFISVVSLAFIIVRNKRKDKTTREVDELIFIVPERISYYELLQATKNFDESNLLGTGSSCSVYKGILNNGNDIVVKVFNMQLEGISRIFDVECEILRSIRHRNLTSVISSCSNEEFKALVLEYMPKGNLEKWLYSHNYCLNMMERLNIMIDVASALEYLHHGYSMPIVHSDLKPSNVLLDEDMVAHVSDFGIAKLLCDGDSFVLTNTLATLGYIAPGEVSLNILIALHFQSINCVFLTAYIMIFAVPEYGLEGLVSTRCDVYSYGVMLIETFTRKRPSDDMFCGDMSLKRWVELSLLEIPDEVIDVNLVMNLEEEMIDKNMQCVSSILELALKCSADSPWDRINMKQAHAELQKIKHRYSQ